Part of the Actinomycetota bacterium genome, TCGGTTCCGTGATGGACGCCCACGAGATCGGCGTGTCCTCCTACCGCAAGACCAAACAGAACCTGGCGCTCGCGTTCGGCTTCAACGGAATCGGAATCGCCGCTGCGGTCACCGGCCTCGTCAGTCCCGTCTGGGCAATGATCGCCATGATCTCATCGGTCACCGCGGTGCTCGCCAACTCGTTCGGAGGCCGGTTTCTCCGTGGCGAGGCACGCAACAGCCGATACGAATCCTTCAGCCGAGACAGTCACCATCAGAGTCCCGATCGGCACGACGCGACCAAAGGCGGCGCACCTCACATGTTCGACCATGAGGGTCTGCTCGAACTTCGCCTGGACGGGCAAACGGTACGCTTCTGGGCCACGCTCGCCGTAGCGATCACGGCCATCACGCTTCTCGTCGGCGTCTGGTCGACTTGAGACGGGCCTTCCGATCTTCGCGGGAGCCGGCCTGTGCAATGGATGAGACGAGATCGCAGCAGATGTGGGCCGCGACGTGCCGCACGATGACCCCGATCCGTTGCGGCGCTACGCACGAAAGCCCGGTCGGGGTAATCCGCGACGCGATGGGCGCTCCGCAGGCGCCCGTCGCTTCGCTTTCCACCGATCAAGACGACGAATGAGTCCGCCGCATGAGCCTCGCCTCCCGCCCACATCCGGCTTCTGGACGCCGAGCAGACGACCGGGAGCCTGGGGGCGAAGGGGGGCCGGTGACGCTCGAACCAATCTGTCGAAACGGCGACGCGAGGCCGAAACGGCATCTTCCACACGGCACGTCGCAGGACAAGCTCCTACTGTGGCCGTGATCCGAGGACGGGATGAGGTGAGATCGCGATGTGGCTCTACATAGTCTTGGGTGTGTCCATCGGCTTGTGGCTGGCGTTGGGGATATACGTCTTTTCCGAGATCAAGACGACCTACGAGGCGAAGGGCACGTTCTCGAACAGGCTTCTCTACACCTGGTACGGCATGTGGGTGTTTCATCACCTTCCGGTGGTCTTGGCGTCCTGGTTTGCCGTCTGGGCGATACCGGTCGACAAGACGCTCGCTCAGATTGTCGGTCTGGTTCTGTTCGTGATCGGACTCGTACTCTTGCCGATGGGGATGATCGAGTTTCGTTCGCTGCGGAGGTCGACCGGGCAGGATATCTCGAAGCTCGTCACCTCCGGGATCTATCGATGGAGCAGGAATCCGCAGTTCGTCGGCTGGTCGTTGATGCTGTTGGGAGTATCGATCTTCGGGCGTTCGGGATTCGCCCTGGCGCTCACGTTCGTGTTCATGGTCGTTTTGCATCTGTACACCGTGCGGCTGGCGGAGCCGTATCTCGAGAATGTGTACGGAGATGAATACCGTCGGTATCTGTCCAACGCTCCGAGATACATCGGGATACCGAAAGAACCTGGGAGATCACCTGATCGGGCAACCGGGGGCAGATGATCCGCCTGTTCGGAGCACGGCAGGGTGCCGGAACGGGCGCACGTGACGGCGTCCTGCTGCATACTCCGAGCAAGCACGCTGGAGGGGTTCCGAACACGGGGCCGGGACATGGTCTGGGCAATCCCGCAGTCGGTGTCGGCTGTGGCCGTCGTGGGGGGGTGTCTGTCCGGCGCCTTGCCTCGGGATCACTTCGCCGCCCGGTAGGTGCCGAGGATGTGGAGATCGTCGATCGAGTGCGGGGGCGGGTCCAGGATCCGTGCCAGCCCGACCGGTCCCGGCTCGTGCAGCAGATCCACGTAGAAGCGATAGGACCAGGCAGTTCTCCCTGGCCTGGACTCGATGCGGGTCAGGTTGGCACCGCGCAGCCCCAGTTCGGTGAGAGCCAAGGCCAACGCGCCGGGGCTGTGCGCGGTCGAGAATGAGATCGAGCTCTTGTTGTCGTCTGGTCTGGCGCACGGCGCCCCGGGGGCGAGGGCCACGAACCGGGTGGCGTTGTGGTCACGGTCGACGACGTCGGAGAGCAGGACGCTCAGCCCGTAGCGCCGATGCGCGTCGGGAGGGGCCAGGGCAGCCTGTGTAGGGTCACGGTCCTCCGCGACCAGGCGCACGGCGCCGGCCGTATCGGGCACGGCGACCGGCTCCCATCCGCGGACGGTCAGTGTCTCACGGGCCTGAGCCAGCGCCTCGGGATGCGACAGCACGCGACGGATGTCGCAAGGTTGCGCACCAGGAAGACCGATGAGGGCGTGGCGTACCCGTCCGTAGTGTTCGGCCACGATCGACGCATCGGCGGCGTCGAGTCTGTCGAGGACTTCGAGGATGCTTCCCGTCGTCGAGTTCTCGATGGGAACGACCAGCACGTCGACGTCGGCGTCGACGAGGGCGGCGAAGGCCTCGGCGAACCCGTGCAGCCCCACCGCTTCGGCGTCCGGATACAGGTCCGTCACGGCCTGGTGGCTGTAGGAGCGTTCCTCTCCCTGGTATCCGACCTTCATCGTTCGTCACCTCTGATTCGTGCCACGGTCAACGCTTCGGCATGCAACGCCCGGCACAGGGCCGGAATGTCGTCTTTGCGCACGAACACCTGCAGCAGGCCACCGCCGCCATGAGGGGCGTGACGAAGTTGCAGGTCGCGCACGTCTACTCGGCTGTGCTCCAGCGCCCGGCCGACCGCGGCGAGTTCGCCTGGTCGGTCCAGCAGTGAGATCTCGATCGCGGCTACCGCCGGGTGAAGTCTCTCTTGGAGCCGGCCCGACTCGGCCAACGCCGCGGTGACCTCTACGTGCGCCTCGGCCTTGAGGAGATCTGCCCACCGTTGCAGTCTGTGACCGAATCGTTCGATCGTCTCGATGGCAAGCTGTCGGTTCGCAGCAAGCAGATCGGACCACAGGCCGGGATCGGAGGCTGCCACCCGGGTGAGGTCGCGAAAGCTGCCACCGACGAGGGAGAGGTCTCCAAGTTCTGCCGCGGCTTGCGCGATCAGCGTCGAGGCCAGCAACTGTGGCAAGTGGCTGACCACGGCGATCGCCCGATCGTGCTCGTCTGCAGACATCCGCACCGGATTGGCTCCGAGTTGTCTCACGATCTCTTCGACTCGTTCCATGTCGTCGGAATCGGCTCCATCGGTGGTGAGGATCCAGGTTGCTCCATGAAACAACACAGGTGTGGCGGCGGCTGGGCCACTCACTTCTCGTCCCGCCATCGGATGGCCGGGCACGAAATGGCGGAGATGGGCTCCGGCGGCGATCACGGGGGTCTTGACACCGGCGACATCGGTCACCAGCACGTCGGTCGAGAGTTTTCGCAGCGTTCCAGGAACCGCCTGCGGCGGCCCGGCCAGAATGAGCAGGTCCAGATCTTCGGAGACGACGTCGTTCTCGGAGACGGCGATGCTGGCGACCGCACCTCGCTCGTGCGCCGCCTGCAGCGATGCGAGATCCGGGTCCCATCCGATGAGGTCCCATCCTGCTGCGGTCAAGCCGAGTCCGATCGACGAGCCGATCAGGCCGGTGCCGAGAACCCCCGCCGTGGGCCTACGCACCAGTCCGACTCCTGCCTGCCGCTGCCGCGAGCGGTGTGAGCGAGTGACGCTGCGCTCTGCGGGATTGGTGCAGAATCGTTTCGAACAGTGCCCGCACCACCTGAGGGTCGAGTCCGGAGCCTTCCGCCTCCGCAGCCAGGCCTGCGAGGATTTCGGCTTCGCGACCGGGACTGTGCAGGGGCAGGCCGCGAGCCATTTTGGCTTGGCCGATCTCGAGCGAACGAGAGAGTCGCTGAGCGAGAAGGCGGAGGATCTGGCGGTCGATCCGATCGATATCCTCTCGAACCGAGACGATACCGAGTGCCTCCATGAGCTGCTCGAAACCGGCGGCGTCGAGCTGTTGTGGACCGTCGGACAGGGCCCGGTCCGGTTCTGGATGCACTTCGACCATCATGCCGTCGGCTCCGACGGCGCGTCCGGCGAGCGCGAACGGCATGATCAGGTCTCTGCGGCCCGAAGCATGGCTCGGGTCGATGGTCACCGGCAGGTGACTGATGGCCTTTACGACCGGGACCGCTCCGATGTCGAGTGTATTCCGGGTGCTGGTCTCGAACGTTCGGATGCCGCGTTCGCACAGGACGACCTGGGCGTTTCCGCCATCCAGGATGTATTCGGCGGCGAGGAGCCACTCATCGACGGTGGCGGCCAGCCCACGCTTGAGGAGAATCGGCTTGCCCGAACGAGCGACCGCGCGCAACAGAGCGAAGTTCTGCATGTTTCGGGAGCCGACCTGAAGCATGTCGACGTGGCTTGCCACGAGGTCGACGTCGGCCGGTTCCATCACCTCCGAGACCGTCGGCAGGCCCGTCCTCCGCCCGGCCTTCTCGAGGATGCGAAGACCTTCCGGGCCGAGACCCTGGAACGAGTATGGGGAGGTCCTCGGCTTGTAGGCACCGCCGCGCAGCATCGAAGCGCCACCGCGGGCGACGATCCCGGCGGTTCGCATCATTTGCGCCTCGCTTTCGATGGCGCAGGGACCGGCGATCACGGGGTAGGAGCCGTCGCCGAATTGCACGGGGCCGACTCGAACCACGGTCGTGGTCGAGTCTTCATTGCGATGACTCTTCAGTGCTGGCTGGCTGCTCATGGTCTCCGGTCCTCTCTCAGGGGACCACGGCTCCGGGAATCAAGAAACCCGGAGCCGTCGGCTCCGGGTTGAAGGGGTTGTGTCGTGTGCCTACCTAGTGGCGCGTTCCCTTCACCCGGGCCTCGGGCCCGGCGTAAAAGAACGTAAAGACGTAGGTGGCTCTCATCTGACGAGGAGCATAGCCACGTCGCGGCGGAGAGCCAAGGAGTTCTTGTCGCGGCGCTTCCCATCACGGGGGCTCCCGGTCTTTGACCGAGCCGGGGGTAGCCTTGCACAGTGGCTACGTTCATCGCCCTGCTCCGCGGGGTCAACGTCGGCGGGCACAAGAGGGTCCCGATGGTGAGCTTGCGTGAAACCCTTCACAGGGCTGGGTACACGAACGTGGTCACGTACATCCAGTCGGGCAATGTCGTCTTCGATGCAGACGAGAATGGTCCGGACGCTCTGGCCAAGTCGATCGAGGCTGCTCTCACGTCCAAGTTCGGGTTCGACGTTCCGGTGATCGTCCGCACTTGCGACGAACTGGCCGCCGCGGCCAGTGTCAACCCCTATGTCGGTGTCGTCGACGACGCCCAGATCGGTATCGCCTTGCTGAAGCGAGTCCCCACAATCGACGACCCGATCGATCCGGCTGTGCACCGGCCAGACGAGTTCACGCTCGTCGGCCGCGAGGTGCACTTGCACTGCCCCAACGGGTTCGGAAGAACGAAGCTCACGAACGCCTACCTGGAAGATGCGCTGGGAGTCGTCGCCACGACCCGCAACGTGCGAACCGTTCGCAAACTGCTTGGACTGAGCGACCGCCGGAAGTCTGCCGAGTAGTGCCAGTGCGTAGATCGGCGGCTGTGCGCGTCAGTCGCGTGTTTCGGACTTCGTGCTTCGTATCGCGATGAGGTGATCCGTGACTTCCCCGAAGACCCCGTGCCGGATGACGCCCGGGTCCTCACCGCCCGATTCGGCAGCGTCATCTTCATCGACGTGTACGTGGTCAACGGCCGGGACGTCACCGACCCGACGTACCAGGTCAAGCTCGAATGGCTTGCCGCGTTGCGCCGTTGGATGACCGACACCTTTGACCTGAACGACGAGCTCGTCGTCGCCGGAGACTTCAACATCGCCCCGGACGAGCGTGACGTCTGCGACCCGGCCACGTGCGCCGGCCGCATCCACTGCTCCGAAACGGAACGCGCCGAGCTGCGGTGGTTCCTGGACCGGGGGTTCGTCGACCTTCTCCGCCTCCACAGCGAAGGCGCCGGCCGGTACAGCTGGTGGGACTACCGCGGCGGGGGCGTTCCATCGTGGCTGGGGCTCAGGATCGACCTTGTCCTCGGCACCCGACCGATGGCCGACCGCTGCGTCGAGGTGCGGATCGACCGCAACGAACGGCGCCCGACCGCCGGTGAAGGCAAGCCCGGCGATCATGCACCGATCATCGCGAAGTTCCGGCCCCAGGAGCTTGTGGTGGGTGCCCGGTACTCGGACCGAGACCTCCCGATGCTCGCATGCCTCGGCGTCGAGCCGGTGGTGAGCGTCGAGGCTGTGCAGCAGCAGGCCAAGCAGCTCCTGTCACGACGTTCCGATATCGGGACGGACGCCCTGTGACTACGGAAGGCATTCTCGATCGCTGTGGGAAGTGGGCTCGGGCGGCTGCGACAGGGCGAGGGGAGAACCGGCGTCCCGGGTCTGGTTGGCTCCTCGATCAGGTAGTTTTGTACGTGAGAGGCGAATCAGATGTGCGAAGAGTGAATGTGGCGTGTGACCGCAGATTCACCGGCGTTGGGTGAACAGAGGGTTCCACAGGAGCGTATGGCTCGTCAAGGTGTCGCCGAGCGCCCGACCGACTCCGAAGTGCACCAAGAAGAGGAGGCTTTCAGTGGACATCATCAACAGGGACATGTTCGACGCTCTGGTCGAATCGACGGCATCGCCCGCGGTGTCGATCTACATGCCCACGCATCGTTTCGGGCCCGAGATTCAACAAGATCCGATCCGTTTGAAGAACCTGCTCCAAGCGGCCCATCGGAGGCTCGTGAGCGATGGTGTGCGGGCGCCGGAGGCAGAAACACTGCTTCGCCCCGCCGCCGAGCTGAGTGATGATCCCAGCTTCTGGCAGCATCAGGAGGACGGATTGGCCCTGTTCCTCGCGCCGGATCGGTTCGACTCATACCGACTCCCTGTGGCGTTTCGAGAATTGGTGGTGGTAGGCGAGACGTTCCATGTCAA contains:
- a CDS encoding isoprenylcysteine carboxylmethyltransferase family protein, whose product is MWLYIVLGVSIGLWLALGIYVFSEIKTTYEAKGTFSNRLLYTWYGMWVFHHLPVVLASWFAVWAIPVDKTLAQIVGLVLFVIGLVLLPMGMIEFRSLRRSTGQDISKLVTSGIYRWSRNPQFVGWSLMLLGVSIFGRSGFALALTFVFMVVLHLYTVRLAEPYLENVYGDEYRRYLSNAPRYIGIPKEPGRSPDRATGGR
- a CDS encoding bifunctional chorismate mutase/prephenate dehydratase, with the protein product MKVGYQGEERSYSHQAVTDLYPDAEAVGLHGFAEAFAALVDADVDVLVVPIENSTTGSILEVLDRLDAADASIVAEHYGRVRHALIGLPGAQPCDIRRVLSHPEALAQARETLTVRGWEPVAVPDTAGAVRLVAEDRDPTQAALAPPDAHRRYGLSVLLSDVVDRDHNATRFVALAPGAPCARPDDNKSSISFSTAHSPGALALALTELGLRGANLTRIESRPGRTAWSYRFYVDLLHEPGPVGLARILDPPPHSIDDLHILGTYRAAK
- a CDS encoding prephenate dehydrogenase/arogenate dehydrogenase family protein codes for the protein MRRPTAGVLGTGLIGSSIGLGLTAAGWDLIGWDPDLASLQAAHERGAVASIAVSENDVVSEDLDLLILAGPPQAVPGTLRKLSTDVLVTDVAGVKTPVIAAGAHLRHFVPGHPMAGREVSGPAAATPVLFHGATWILTTDGADSDDMERVEEIVRQLGANPVRMSADEHDRAIAVVSHLPQLLASTLIAQAAAELGDLSLVGGSFRDLTRVAASDPGLWSDLLAANRQLAIETIERFGHRLQRWADLLKAEAHVEVTAALAESGRLQERLHPAVAAIEISLLDRPGELAAVGRALEHSRVDVRDLQLRHAPHGGGGLLQVFVRKDDIPALCRALHAEALTVARIRGDER
- the aroF gene encoding 3-deoxy-7-phosphoheptulonate synthase, with the protein product MSSQPALKSHRNEDSTTTVVRVGPVQFGDGSYPVIAGPCAIESEAQMMRTAGIVARGGASMLRGGAYKPRTSPYSFQGLGPEGLRILEKAGRRTGLPTVSEVMEPADVDLVASHVDMLQVGSRNMQNFALLRAVARSGKPILLKRGLAATVDEWLLAAEYILDGGNAQVVLCERGIRTFETSTRNTLDIGAVPVVKAISHLPVTIDPSHASGRRDLIMPFALAGRAVGADGMMVEVHPEPDRALSDGPQQLDAAGFEQLMEALGIVSVREDIDRIDRQILRLLAQRLSRSLEIGQAKMARGLPLHSPGREAEILAGLAAEAEGSGLDPQVVRALFETILHQSRRAQRHSLTPLAAAAGRSRTGA
- a CDS encoding DUF1697 domain-containing protein — its product is MATFIALLRGVNVGGHKRVPMVSLRETLHRAGYTNVVTYIQSGNVVFDADENGPDALAKSIEAALTSKFGFDVPVIVRTCDELAAAASVNPYVGVVDDAQIGIALLKRVPTIDDPIDPAVHRPDEFTLVGREVHLHCPNGFGRTKLTNAYLEDALGVVATTRNVRTVRKLLGLSDRRKSAE